CATGGGAGACCAAATGGGCGGCCTCTTCACCTCCGCGTCCGAAAAGAAAAGGGTCGCCTCCTTTTAAGCGCACCACAGTTTGATGGCGCTGACCCAAAGCCACGAGCACCGAGTTGGTGCTGGGCTGCGGAACGGAATGATGCCCCCGGCGTTTACCGACGAAGTGGCGCTCACAGGTCTCGGGGACAAGCTCGAGAACCTCACTAGGAACCAATGAGTCGTAAACAAGGGCATCGCAACATCGCAGTAGACGATGCGCTTTGACGGTAAGAAGGTCTGGATCTCCTGGTCCCGCGCCAACGAGATACACAGTTCCTGTGTTGGTCGAGTCAGTCACGGCAATGCAGCAAGACAATGGATCAGACCCTGACGGAGCACAGGATCTTCAAGGAGAGAAGGCAAACCGCCAGCCTGACGCAGCGCCTCCGACATCCGGTTAGGGGCTAACGAAAGCGGTAATGGAACCATGGTTGGATGATCAACAACAAACCTATCCCAACGATCAAAGGGCACAACGGGCAGATCAAAGCGGCGTTGCAGTGAAGTGAGGAAACGATCCGACAGCCCTGGCCTTAATGGGTGGTGAATCAGCGCTAGCGAGGGGTGCTGGACAGAAACGTCAGCGATCCAACGAGACATCAGGAACCACCAAAACTCCCAAGAGCCAAGAAACGGAAGCGGCTTCACTGCGACACCCTCACCCCTCAACCGGTCCCGAATCTGAGGAACATCACAGCGCGCATGGCTGCCAGGAAGCAACAGCAGGGGCACCAACCATTGGGATGCACAATCGCGCCGTGCTGGCTTCGGGCTCTCCGCCGTTAATACCTCTAGTTCTACTGAGGCTTTTCGGAGCTCACCGACAGCAATCAACAGCTCCTGAAAGCAGGGGGGAACAACTCCACCAGAACGGCCGTGAATCACCAAGCGCAGGCCGTACTCACGACCAGGTTCCGCACGTTTACGTAGCAACGGCCACGGATCGAAACCCACCGGAACTGATGAAGTCGAGTGGTCACGATTCATGCATGCATGACTTACTACGGCAGAAAGCATTCTCGCGCTCCCATACACCCAACAGCTCGCAGCAGCCGGGCACCAAAACGATTTCGCAATGACTTTGACCGCGACTTAGCAGCCATGGCAAGGGTTTGGTCGATGATCCGCCAAGGAGCCGTTCGCTGGATCGGTGAAATCGGTCGCCAATACTGAATCAAATTCTTGGATCCAATGACGGATCTATCGAGCCAGAAACCAGGAGACTTTCCTGTATCACATCAAACATAATTTCGAGCTCGTGATGGCCAATTTGGTTCCAACCGATACCGAAAGGGCACACCACTCATCGCTATAAACGTTTCCTCCAGCACGCCCCAATCTGATGTGCTGGGAATCTCGCCAACCGACGAATTCCTCTATCAATCAGTCGTGCTATGAGCATTCAAATCCCGACAAGAACATTCCTAGAAAACAAGAAACTCAACAAGATTGAACAGAACAAAGCTTCAAAAGATGGGCTTCTTGTGGGCGATGAAATTGAGGAGTTTGCTCGGATTGGCTGGGAAGAAGTAGACGAAACCGATCTACAGCTTCGCCTGAAATGGTATGGAATGTTCTGGCGTCCCAAAACTCCCGGCAAGTTCATGCTTCGCCTACGAGTCCCCAACGGTGTGCTCAGCAATCAGCAGCTACGCGTTGTTGCTTCCATTGTTGAACGCTACGGAGAGAATGGAAGTTGCGACATCACAACTCGCCAAAATCTCCAACTTCGAGGAGTCTTACTTGACGACCTGCCAGATATTCTCAAACGCCTTAAATCAGTCGGACTGAGTTCAATTCAATCGGGTTTTGACAACCCTAGAAATGTAACAGGCAACCCATTAGCAGGAATTGACCCGAACGAAATTGTTGATACACGC
This region of Synechococcus sp. WH 8016 genomic DNA includes:
- a CDS encoding DNA mismatch repair protein MutS, producing MGFDPWPLLRKRAEPGREYGLRLVIHGRSGGVVPPCFQELLIAVGELRKASVELEVLTAESPKPARRDCASQWLVPLLLLPGSHARCDVPQIRDRLRGEGVAVKPLPFLGSWEFWWFLMSRWIADVSVQHPSLALIHHPLRPGLSDRFLTSLQRRFDLPVVPFDRWDRFVVDHPTMVPLPLSLAPNRMSEALRQAGGLPSLLEDPVLRQGLIHCLAALP